AGAATCGAAGTTATATAGCTGCTGAAGTGGACAAACAACGGATGGTTGTCACTCCCATTTTACGATTAGTGTTCTCTTTAACATCACTGGTAGAAAAATCTGATATTTTTGAGGTCAGTGAATTTCTCTCTTCCTAATGGTTCTATTCTTTGAATGTCTTCTTTGCCAAAGAGTGTATTTACTGTTATTCAGCTACTAATGAATTGATAGGTTTTATATTAGAAAGAGAATTTCCTCTTTACCCCCTCTTTTGCAGTTTCTATAGAGCAAATTCTATAGAGAATATATATCACCAACGTTTCAAGGTTACTAACTCTTATGGAAAATCAAATTACTTATCTTAATTGAGTGACTTAACAACTTTTATCTGATTATGTTTCTGACTTGTTTAAGTTCAGTAACTCTTATCGAGTGGCTTACAAACATTCGTttgattttttccaaattactaAAATTTGTAATAACTGATCAAGTTTTTATCTGCATAGTTTACCAAAGGTCTATTTACACATGTaacccatttttcaaaatttacttCCTATAATTAATAACATTAATTTGAGTGAGTTCCTATCTGATTcaattaaattaccaactagCACTACTTTACCGATGCTTATTTGAATAGCTCACTGACATATTTGATTGTTTTcaaattaccaacttttgtaAAAATTTCATTATGTCACTTTCATCAAGTGGAACACAAAGCGATGTAAAACTTAAACATCACTTTTAATATCGAACATATGACCGAAATGTCATGCTCGAAATTTTCATGCGGTGGTGGACTACATCAGATGTGATGATTCTGGACCttgattagatttttaatgcaCATACAGGATCaaatgaccaaaaataaaatgcttaTGACTAGTGACTACTCTGGCTCTGTTTGTTTAATGGAAAAACAAcaatctggaaaatattttcctaactttaatCATTGTTATCTCTTgcaaaattgagtcaatgagaagtattttcattattgacaacaattcATGCCTATacatttttgttgatgatgagaaTATTTTCTGTTTCCTATTTTCCTAAGAGATACAAATGATCAcaataaggaaaatcttttccaattcattgtttttctgtgaaacaaatggagcctaaaaAAATTTTAGCACGTCATTTGTGATTTTCCTGACTGACCACCCCCATATTGTAGGGAACCAACAATTGAGTCTACATACAGTTCCTGTTTTATTGATGATGCTTTTTAAGTTGTATGTAAATTGATGACGAGAGCTCGTTCTTCCTGAATACCTACATAGCTATGTGAAGCTGGGCATGATGCCACAATGCCCCTGATGAATTTGTCATGTGCAATcacattctttttgtttgtcaaCATTTTGCTTTTATTTCTGTAACAGGTGAAGAATAAAATTGTTCGTGAGATTATAGATTTTGTTAGAGGACATCAACTACTCTTTGATCAAGTTCTTCGGCAAGATATTTCTGCTGGTGATGAACTGACAATTGAGCAGATAAATCTTGTAGTTGGTATCCTAAGTAAGGTAATGACCTTTTTTATGTATTGTGCAGTTGATAGCTTAATGCATTCATCTAGCTTCATTGAATCATATATGGATTTTCGCTAATTCTGGTTAGCTGTTGCATTGACCAGCCTGTAATTATCTTTAAgaattgttctttatttttacaTAGGTTTGGCCTTACGAAGAGATTGATGTGCACGGTTTTGTCCAAGCACTTTTTGCCATGATGcgtgatctcttttctcttgaatCTGGCGTTCCTAGTTTTGCTCAACAAGTAGGTGCTCTTGAGGTAATCTTATTGTACTTCTGAATATGATGAAATATCTTATTAATACGACTTAGCTGGTTAATTCTTTTTGGCATGGACAGAGTCAAAAGAAGTCGGAGCTGAGCTCATTTCGGCTATCCTTTAGCCTGATGTCTTATCTGTATTTTCTCGTCACTAAAAAGATGCTACGACTGCAGGTATATATGTGGAGATCTTTATCACTGAAGATATGTTTGTAGATTCTGTCAGGTAGATATAACTTTTATTGACCAGAATATCTCGTTGCAGGTTTCTGATGGTGGTGATTACCATACTGCTGCTGCGTCACTACAACCTACATTAACATTACTTGCTTCTCTTCTTAATTCTGTGACGAGTGCACTTGAGAGAGCAGCTGAGGAGAAGTCTTTGCTTTTAATTAAGGTGAACTCAGGCAAAAGACATGAATAatgcagctctctctctctctctctctctctctctcaagcgtGTGTTGTGTTCTTACAAGTGGTTAGGTTACAGTTACACTGTAAATATTTCTATTGAAACAATTGTTGCTGTCTGTTATAGTGGTGGTCGGTTAGGTTGTTGTCTTTGTTCTTATTATCTATGTGTGTTGCAAGTGCAGATTCAAAACATAAATGAACTGTCAAGACAGGAGGTGGATGAAATCATCAACATGTGTCTTCAAAGAGATACGCTTTCAGCATATGACAACCTGCAGAAAAGGTATCTACCATGTAAATGAAAGTGTTTACAATCTGGAACTTCATAGCATGGATTTTCCTATATCCAAAGGATCTTGTCATGTAGTGTGATATTTTGGAAACTATGGCAAGGACAAATAACTGTTATTGTCTGAGACAAGTTATGCTTGTTGCAGATTTTGAAGGATTGAACAAGCAAACCAATGCAAGCCAATGCAAGGAATTGAAACATGAAAGTTTAATTAACATAGTGAATTTTAAGAACGGAGAATCAATTTTAATGATTCTAGGAGGGGATGAATGATCATCATGTAGATATGCTATGAGGCCTTCCCAGAAATCTACTATGTACCAGAGTTGTTTCAAATTTGCTGTCCTGTGCCCTTCTTGTTATCCTTACATCACATATAGTGACAAGGAATAGGTTGACTTGagagtaattttaaaattatcagaaatatctttaaaagaaaatgatggaggATGAATGGAAGGTCATTTTTAGTGATAATTAGAATTGTATGGGCATCCACCATTCTTGGAATGGAATAATGATTCCCTCTACTGTGTTAATGTTTACCTGAGCAACTTCTTTGTTTATGATTCATGTGTCTGCCGTCTCACATAATTTGTTCAATCCTTGTATGCATTGTTAATCTGTGGTATAAGAATTTGAAGTCAtctattgtgtttttttttggtatcagaTATTCTGATAAATTTCATGATGTTTTCGCTCTCTTTCAGGAGGTATATTGCTATGGTAGAAATGTGCCGCATTGCTGGCAATAAAGATCAGCTTAGCACTTTGTTGCTTCCGCTGGCGGAGCAGGTTCTTAATGTCCTCCTCATCCATTTTCAAGATAGGTACAGATATTGCCCTCCcccactttttctctttttccttacctacccccccccccctccctccttcctcctctctctctctctctctcttccttgcaCTTGCATATGAACATCCCACTTTCTTGGCAGTTCACTTTCATCTGATGCAACGGGAACTAGTGGAGCAATTACATATGGTTCCAAGTCCAATTCGGCACAGGATGTATCTCCATTGTGCGAAGAATTGATTCCCATCTTGGAACGGCTTGAGTTGCTAAATGAGGTATTGCATGTCATTTCTTCATCCTATTTTTCGAAGCCCAGCATATTGGCAGGCCTATGCCTGTTGCTGCTATGGGATCATCTTTTTGACGAGTCTGTTTCTTTTTATAGGAGAAAATCGGTAGCAATCTTAAGGTGTTCCACAGACTGGTGAGTTCCCTCAAGGAAATGATGATTGAAAAGTTATCGTCGTGAAGTTTGCTCGAAGAGATCTGATGGTTGCAGAGCTCCTAGGTCATGGCAATGATCTTTGTAAATATTGCAAAGCTAGTGTAGTTTAATTACTTCTTAATGTGTCTTAATTAGCTTATGTTAGTTGAAATGACACGACTGCAAACATTATAAAATGGCAGCGATCTTTTTTGGCTCAGCCAATTCTGTATCACATCAAAGTCTCGGGCGGCTGGTGCTGCAATTTTCACTGGTAGGGCATTTCTTGTTGTAACCTGAGTAGAATCTTCAACGTGAATGACTGATGATATATTCTTTCTGGAACTTTATAATCTTTCAGAATGGAAATCCATAGGATACACTGTTGTTACATCCGTTTGCGATATCCTTGAACTCAGTTTGAATCCAAACTCCTCTTCAGTGCCAATTTCACCGTCTTCTGCTCGCTCATCTTTTTGTGCAGAAACTCTAATGCTTTATATGTCATAATCTGGATGTAAACTGTCTCAATACAAGACCACTGGTTTGTAAGGTTGTGCATTTAAATGCTAAAATTGAGCATCGGTGTATACTGATTTATCAACTTTAATAATTAGCTATTACTTATTCTTACCAAGGTATAAGGAAAACGTTCAATCAGAAAGGCATTCTAGTTATGCCTTAGATATGGAAATTTACTAGTGAAAAGAGGCAACCATCGATCTTTATTATGGGCAGCGATGATGAATTATGACGAAGTCTAAGAGAAAGGAAGGGCTGTCTTGACGAAGTCTTGTGTAAATTGTCGTAAAGATATTTACACGGTGTTTTACagtaaataattattttcctttacaTCATGAACACAAACGGAACCGATGAAATGAAGAAACTACATCGGACGTTTAACCCGTGCATCCACGTGCCCTTATTTACACCGGTGACAGTATCAAACGAAGGATGTCTCCTGAGTACTTGAAAGATCTTTCTGTTTCCTCCAAACAATGATTCTTCTCCTCCATCGTCCAGCCCTAGATGACACCAAAAGAACATGTTTTAGTCACTGCAGGAAGAAAAAACAGCTCGACATCCACAACAGGAAATGGAAAAAGCAATAAGAGGGAGAGGCAAGAGCAGCACCAgagtaattttattgattttgtccCTCAGATTCTGCAACATCTGCTTGAGTTCTCCGTCCCACTTGTAGAACTCTAAGTCCTTGTTGTTGAGTATCTTCCCAGCAACCTGAAGCATCAGAGTTAGAGAGggagatttttaatttaatcttgtgCATGTCCCTACTCCTACTTGTTTGTGATTGCTTATGCCACTCACAGTTCCTTGAGACAAGTTATGCAACTTTTGGATATtttgaacaagaaagaaaacaaagtaatgtgacaggaaaaaaattaaaaacagatGGAAAGTAAAAGaagtatttattttataagtgGGTTAGTTTTCATCTTTTAGTTTATTGGGCTCGGTTGTGGTTTAGACGTGGACAATGTAGAATCATAAACATATCTGATGGTCGACATTCCAACCCAATGGTTAACATGTCGACATCTTAGCCGTTGACACCATTGGAGTTGCACCACCTGGGCATGCCACAAGTACAATATTGTCCATTTTGATTATGGCCCACCTATTCTTTGTTTGCACTATTACATCATGCACCTTGTCAATTTATTATTGGATGGGACTTATCTAATGGGGCAACAATTCAAGCACAAGCAACACCGGATAATGGATATACCAGTGGATGCATACAAGCACATGCAAGCTTATCATAATATATTTTGTGCGGACTAGagtaatgaaaaaagaaacttaGTAACGCGAATCGCAAGTATTATGTCGCAAGTATTATGTCTTTGTTACCTTTTTGCCAATTATTCGGCCGCCGGCGGTGTGGGCAAAGTAAAAATTGTAGAAGTGGCAGAGAAAGGCAGGAAAGTCTTTCTCTGACAGTTCTTGAATATAACATGCATAGTTTACACCTGGACCAGATGGCCCTGGGATTCCATAGCCTTGGCCTTTAAACCACTCAAGGTCTTTCCCCAATCGCTCTGATCTTTCCAGGCCAGTGTTCCTCAGTTCAGCATCTGAAATCAAATGAAAAGAGTAAGAGTAAAGTTAAATCCAAAGATTCATCTAACTAATGAAGGGATGTGACCTAATATATATACCAAGAACAATCAAGGTTATAGCTAAGAATAAGATCTGATTGTGTTCATCAAAGATGCTTGATATTTTAACTTTCGAGGAGCACCATAGGGCATAAACTAATCTAGATATAAATCATGAAGCAAAGTATCAAATTTATGAATCATGAGTCGAATATCAAATTGAATGGTGAAATTTGATAAACATCTCAaatttgtttctctctcttttctttttttcttttttttaactttacaTATATGTTCAGGTAGGAAAATAGTGAAACTATAATTTATGAACATTTTGTGGAGGGATTCGGAAGGATTTGTGTATCATATTCTTCTTTCTCATATTACATCTCTATGTTGATATATGAAggatatccatttttttttaactcatttcccTTGCAATCGTCCAAATTATCTTGCATGTCATTTCTCTGTTTCTCCCATTATTATTTTAATCCCTTCTTCCTGATCATTTCATCCCAACTAAATGTAAGAGAGAGAACAACAAATTCAGCCTAAAACCATACAAATCAGAGACGATAACCCCCGCTAGCCAATCTAGATCGATGCTGCTTCCAATCGACACAATCGATCAAGAACTTGACCGGATCAAAATCTCATAAACTCGACAGCCTCCACAAAAAAACCACCACTTTTTCATCAAATAGTGAAAGGAAAAAGTCTTCTTGGACcacaaaagcaaaatcaaattgaactccagaaagaaggggaaaaaaaggaaagcatgGCGATCAAGAATCAGAAAGACGAACTCACAGTAAGGAAAATCAGGCTTGTCAACGATGCCCTCAAGTGCATCATACACCGACTTGCTCTCCACAAGAAACCTCAGATACCCATCGACGGTTGGGTTCCACTTGGAGACCGACCTCTCCTCTGGCCCCTTCActtccttctctccctctcttgccTGCTCTCTGGTGTGCAGCTTCATCGCCACCATCCTCATCTCATCCACAAATCCCTTCCCCTGTAATGCCATCTTTTGAGGTGGAAGGGAAAATTGCTTTGTGATATTTGGTGCCTTGATTAATTAGGATCCGCCCAGGTATATGTAGCGTGTGAGGAAGCTGTTGATGCTTGAAAATATGGCCCGCACACAGGATTAAGAAATGAAATTTGGTCATGGCTTGAGATTTCCCACGGATAAGTTTGGCACTGCCTTGACGGCAAAGACATGAGCAAAGAAAGTCTTTATCTGGTCAGAAAGAATCAGCCATTTCCATGAAATAAGCAAGAGTAAAATGAACGGTTCTGCTCATGGGGACGTGGACAGCTTGCTTCATTAGGGTATTTAAACTGCAATCTTCCATTAATTTATGCAATCCATATCCTCAGAGATGCTTCCACTGGTCAAGGGTCAGTGTCAAATAATAATATCACAATCGGATGATTTCCAAAAGATGATTCAATCCCTAAAGGCGTGCAGGTGCATACGCTCTTGCCAGATTAGAAGTCTTGCTGCATCCGTTTCTTGGACAGACAACTAGTCACGAACTCACGCTCTCCGCGAGTAAAttataaagagaaagaaatcacATCAACTGCGAGATGTTATGTCCCCAAATCTTTATCATGTTGTGTACGCACCGTTACAATCGAATGCTTTGTGTGAATGGTATGCGAAGTGAACTAACCAAAGCATCGACAAACCTTCAAACATTTTATTTCATAATCCATGGCTGCGATCCTAATCGCGAGGCAAATTACTTATTTCCTACGTAAAAGACATGGAATTTCGGTGAATGAGTACTTCCAATTAAGAGACAAACCCAAAATCCTCAAGATTCTGTCTCACCTCATTTTGTCACCATGCCGTTTGTTTAACTTGGCGTGCTTCAGGAAGGCGTGTTAATGTCAGTCATTGACCCTCGAGTATGCACTGAAAGAAATCTGAAAGTAGTAGAAGTCATAAAGCCGGTGAATTGTGTTTCATTTTATATTCTGAAAGTAGTAAAGATGGTATTAACAATCGCACTATATTGTCATCAGGGCGTTTGTTGTGGTACCGATGGCCAATAATTACCTCAAAATGGAGCGTTTTAAGAGATTGATCAATCCCCAGAATTGATCGATTCATTATTGAAGCTAGAGGGTAACGCTTTAGGGCTAAGGCACAGGGACACCAACCCACTCGTCTAGCAATCCTGCATTTTCTCGTGCCATGCTTTTATGGAGTTCCTCTTTATGAGTGTCTATTtggaggagaaaagagaaggaacttTAACTTGAGATCGCTTTTGAAGACCTTTCTTCGGGTACATAAAGATTAAGGCTTGCCTTTCGCAGAGGAGTAAAAAGCTTGAGATGTATACAACTAAAGTGAAACTAAGATGGTGATGCCTGAAATACAATGCCCGGGAGATGCTCGTCATTGAAACTACATTAACATGAACTTCAGAAAAGCTGAAGACAGGTTTTTGTGGTTGATGATCTATCCATCTTGCAAGGAACGAACAAGTTGACCTTAGCATTATCCTCTGCACAAAGAGATATTTGAAAGAGGGTATTCAAATTTCAACGATAAATAAGTTCCACAACAAGAAAACTACACGATGTCCTCCTTTTCAGTAAGATAGGGGGCACAACAGTCGAAAGGATTTCTATGCCCAAACCTACTCATATGTAAAACTTTCCCATATATTTCAGCAGCTTCTTACACAACTCAGTCTATAAATCATGCATCTATGATgcatggaaggaaaaaaagggaaaaatataagTGTTACACGATTCATTTGCCAAACAAATGTTCCTGTTATTTGGCAGCTTGCTCCAGAATGGGGAATTTATGTCATGTTCCGTCAAATCCCTGAATCTGCAGGGGTGGTAAAGAGAACACACTCACAGTCGAGCTTCCCCTACGGATTTCCTTCATAACCCTTAATGCCGACACAATGCTCTTCATGTACAAGCTCTCCATTGGCTCGATTTCTATGAGTTCCTTGTTCACCTTAAACAAATTGCCATTCCCAGTTGAGGTGGAAGCCATCGGATCATACCGTTCATTCGCATGAGTGACCTCAAATGAATCTGGGGTGTCATTATTAGGGAAGAGGTGATCGAGCATGCTCTCGCACTCTTTCACGAGTTTGTAAAGCAGATCAGTGGTGAAGAATGGCTGTTGCAAGACCTTTTGGATGAAGGGCAAGCGAATGAGAGCTCCTGTTCTCTTGTCATACTTCTTCAGGATTTTCACCAGTCCTGTTCAAAACCACATGAGATATTGATATCACACTAAATCATGAAACACGACAAAATTCCTATAACAACGTTCCAATTACTTATAATTACTTGATGGAAACATCTCTGTGTTATGTCATATAGAACCTCTGAGAAACGAGTAGATCACTTCGCCTTACTGGCCTTCTACTTAACATCACAAAAGACACAGAAATGAAAATCCGTAACATGATTCCTTTATACTGACCACAATTTGGTGAATTAgcaaattttaccaattcaTAGAGCTAAACTTTGTTATCAAGCATCAGACGGCAAGCAGTATCTCATAACGCACAACCATCTACCGACAAAGCTACAATACCACCAAATGAAATCTAGGTTTGCCTAGAGTTATCTTAAAAGATCATTTGCTTCTGAGAAAATATTCTTTTAGAAGAATAGGGACAAAAAAGCCACCCAAAAGGTTTGTGGGCCAAATACTAGCAGAATCGTGCACAAGATAACAACTGGACAAGTTGAACCAGAACGTAGATATTAGTCTACCTTGACAAGAATGCCATGAAAAATGATCAACTCAAAAGGGCCCAGGTCAGAGAGAGCATGGTACCTGTATAGTTGAGGGCACTATAATTCTCTAACAAAACCATCTCCCCATGGAAGTCTACAATTTCCTTCctaatttttatcaactctCTGCTAATATTCTCTGAATTAGCGACCCTATCTTGTAATTCCTGCATCAGATAAAGAGAAGGCACAAGTGTCAATTATTTTCTCCCAGTATGCGTCAGTAATCTCTTAGCACACCTCTCCCTTAAATTCATTATCTAAAACATGGATCAGTTTTTCCCACCACTTCCATTTTTTACTAGGAGATTAATCATTACAATTACATGGAAGATCATATCCAGACACATCTCAATTCCGACATTCAAACAGAGCTTGAGGACCCCACGGCAGAAAACAGTTAGCTAATGCTCCAGGAAAGGAACCATTAAGGGTGGCTTACGCTTTTAGGTTCCATGGCCTTCTAACCTGCAACTACTGTTGAATTTGCTCTTCGAAAGTGACACCTTTCGTAGCTACTTTTGGCCAGAAAGAGTAAAATTCAGCAAAAATGTGTTAATTTTATTCCATACACTCTAGAACATTACTTGATAATTTGACATTCCTTTTCAAGAGTCAAGAGCTGCGTGAGACTAGCTTCTATTTCTGATTTACTTAGAACTGCCAGCCATTGAGATTTTCATTCCCTTTGGACGTCAGATTTCGAAATCAACGATGCTTTTTGCTGCCCTTCTAAGTTCTAACAGTGTTTGTCCCATCATCACCATGTTTAGCTTATATTACTTAGTAAATTTACAGTCACACAATCAAAGTATAGGAACAGGTTGGATCTGTCACTAATAACCGTTCGAGTCTGTCCACTTTATGTGATCCAAGATGGTTGCACCGTTTCCCAAAGTTATCGCACTCTCGTCACTTCCGTCCTCTAGTATGAGTTTCAGTAGTTCAGATATTAACAATCAAATGAATTTGGATAATAATTCTACATGTACTCTCGTTGCTCTCAAATGTCATAAATGAATTTGGCCGATAACTTTTGTTGACTCTAGGCAGCTTAATACTAGAACAGTCTAACCACACTATAAGAACCAAAAATatgctctttcttcttccattctAAACAAGGACATCACCCCGTTTACTCTCTGCTATATGTAGAACGGGGTAAAAGAGAAACCCAGTAATCTTTAAAGCCAGTGAAAGGACATACGAAAGTGTGCCAACTTCGTCGACGCCTATCCCCTATTAATCTCTCAGGCAGGGCTGTTGTGGAGCTTGGAGACCAAGCTGCAGCAAGGCAATCTTTTTCATAACCTCAGGGCAAGACCTTAGTTAGCTGGGTACCCGGAGGGGAACTCGCGCAACAACCCACTGCCACGGCTCTCCCACTTATTCCTACGGCAAGACTCTAACCCCCGGCCCTTGGT
This genomic stretch from Eucalyptus grandis isolate ANBG69807.140 chromosome 3, ASM1654582v1, whole genome shotgun sequence harbors:
- the LOC104438539 gene encoding SPX domain-containing protein 1, translating into MKFGKSLSNQMEVTLPDWRDKFLSYKELKRRLKSIHPNPGERPGKRPRREDGEEEAAAADAALAEEVEVEFVRLLEDELEKFNAFFVEKEEEYIIRLKELQDRVANSENISRELIKIRKEIVDFHGEMVLLENYSALNYTGLVKILKKYDKRTGALIRLPFIQKVLQQPFFTTDLLYKLVKECESMLDHLFPNNDTPDSFEVTHANERYDPMASTSTGNGNLFKVNKELIEIEPMESLYMKSIVSALRVMKEIRRGSSTVSVFSLPPLQIQGFDGT
- the LOC104438538 gene encoding heme oxygenase 1, chloroplastic, yielding MALQGKGFVDEMRMVAMKLHTREQAREGEKEVKGPEERSVSKWNPTVDGYLRFLVESKSVYDALEGIVDKPDFPYYAELRNTGLERSERLGKDLEWFKGQGYGIPGPSGPGVNYACYIQELSEKDFPAFLCHFYNFYFAHTAGGRIIGKKVAGKILNNKDLEFYKWDGELKQMLQNLRDKINKITLGWTMEEKNHCLEETERSFKYSGDILRLILSPV